In Mytilus galloprovincialis chromosome 1, xbMytGall1.hap1.1, whole genome shotgun sequence, the following are encoded in one genomic region:
- the LOC143042357 gene encoding uncharacterized protein LOC143042357, with translation MDKEQKKRITSNITFLKERLGYLDPILERLVDKNVITVEQKDRVEKVSPPTPHRKFNEFIQLLLNSHDPNSFNIFIEVLEDERFFNIVEKLQKDISTRTTSRAKSSYARESAISSVSVQQQRPPTSQSTSQPRRQQQTFNRAKTQVNTPSGPFDYDFEEQVVMSPMGDYGGASGGVYDSYCPSPNIPERTGSGSYADKVTSAIGSMFAEFSGKLTNDLLDGFDRRRHEERVDLEIRMEKKIDDAIENKLDEKIKTFQTGWEKEKTEMIERSELALNQLQDTIENMRAQSDAYMELKVKYDQLQQTHSQMRDKENERWGRLTAVNKENSGLKNEAEVLRTELMLVRERVDELEADNRALKDNEIQDQHRINQLLAEKEDIILELERAEREKIDLKNRVDTMGREIEKLMYQQNERAMKDDRAYQEALKKQNERLDELYKVVQALTERERQSKSLFIGGNSLSKTQRGSAQVNRTNR, from the exons ATGGATAAGGAACAGAAAAAAAGGATAACTTCAAATATAACTTTTTTGAAGGAAAGACTTGGATATTTAGATCCGATTCTAGAAAGACTTGTAGACAAAAATGTCATAACTGTCGAGCAGAAAGATAGGGTGGAGAAAGTTAGCCCTCCAACACCACACAGGAAATTCAATGAATTCATCCAGTTGTTACTTAACTCACACGACCCTAactctttcaatatttttattgaagTTTTGGAAGATGAACGTTTTTTCAACATTGTCGAAAAACTGCAGAAAGATA TTTCTACACGTACAACAAGTCGAGCAAAATCTTCATATGCACGTGAGAGTGCTATATCTAGTGTAAGCGTTCAGCAACAGAGGCCACCAACAAGCCAATCAACATCTCAGCCCAGACGACAACAACAGACATTTAACCGAGCTAAAACACAAGTAAATACACCGTCAGGACCATTTGACTATGACTTCGAAGAACAAGTAGTTATG TCTCCTATGGGTGATTATGGCGGGGCATCAGGAGGAGTTTATGACAGTTATTGCCCATCTCCAAACATACCAGAGCGAACCGGTTCAGGTTCTTATGCTGATAAGGTGACGTCTGCAATAGGATCGATGTTTGCCGAATTCAGCGGGAAACTGACCAATGATTTGTTGGATGGATTCGATAGACGTCGCCACGAAGAGAGAGTTGATCTAGAAATCCGAATGGAAAAGAAAATCGACGATGCGATAGAAAACAAACTTGATgagaaaatcaaaactttccaAACAGGATGGgagaaagagaaaacagaaatGATAGAAAGAAGCGAATTGGCACTAAACCAATTGCAAGACACCATTGAAAACATGAGAGCTCAGTCCGATGCTTATATGGAGCTCAAGGTAAAATATGACCAGCTACAACAGACACACTCACAGATGAGAGATAAGGAGAATGAACGATGGGGCCGTCTTACAGCAGTCAATAAAGAAAATTCTGGActtaaaaatgaggcagaggttTTGAGAACGGAGTTAATGCTTGTAAGGGAACGAGTTGACGAACTGGAAGCTGATAATAGAGCTCTTAAAGATAATGAAATACAAGACCAGCATCGTATAAACCAACTTTTGGCAGAGAAAGAGGATATTATTCTTGAGCTAGAAAGGGCAGAACGAGAAAAGATTGATTTGAAGAACAGAGTTGACACAATGGGAAGAGAGATCGAAAAACTGATGTACCAACAAAATGAACGTGCAATGAAAGATGACCGTGCGTACCAAGAAGCCCTCAAGAAACAAAATGAGCGGTTAGACGAATTATACAAAGTAGTTCAGGCCTTGACAGAGAGGGAACGACAATCCAAGAGTTTATTCATTGGAGGGAATTCGTTGTCAAAGACACAACGCGGATCGGCTCAAGTAAATAGAACAAATAGATAG